From Homo sapiens chromosome 6, GRCh38.p14 Primary Assembly, the proteins below share one genomic window:
- the HLA-G gene encoding HLA class I histocompatibility antigen, alpha chain G isoform 2 precursor (isoform 2 precursor is encoded by transcript variant 2), giving the protein MVVMAPRTLFLLLSGALTLTETWAGSHSMRYFSAAVSRPGRGEPRFIAMGYVDDTQFVRFDSDSACPRMEPRAPWVEQEGPEYWEEETRNTKAHAQTDRMNLQTLRGYYNQSEASSHTLQWMIGCDLGSDGRLLRGYEQYAYDGKDYLALNEDLRSWTAADTAAQISKRKCEAANVAEQRRAYLEGTCVEWLHRYLENGKEMLQRADPPKTHVTHHPVFDYEATLRCWALGFYPAEIILTWQRDGEDQTQDVELVETRPAGDGTFQKWAAVVVPSGEEQRYTCHVQHEGLPEPLMLRWKQSSLPTIPIMGIVAGLVVLAAVVTGAAVAAVLWRKKSSD; this is encoded by the exons GCTCCCACTCCATGAGGTATTTCAGCGCCGCCGTGTCCCGGCCCGGCCGCGGGGAGCCCCGCTTCATCGCCATGGGCTACGTGGACGACACGCAGTTCGTGCGGTTCGACAGCGACTCGGCGTGTCCGAGGATGGAGCCGCGGGCGCCGTGGGTGGAGCAGGAGGGGCCGGAGTATTGGGAAGAGGAGACACGGAACACCAAGGCCCACGCACAGACTGACAGAATGAACCTGCAGACCCTGCGCGGCTACTACAACCAGAGCGAGGCCA GTTCTCACACCCTCCAGTGGATGATTGGCTGCGACCTGGGGTCCGACGGACGCCTCCTCCGCGGGTATGAACAGTATGCCTACGATGGCAAGGATTACCTCGCCCTGAACGAGGACCTGCGCTCCTGGACCGCAGCGGACACTGCGGCTCAGATCTCCAAGCGCAAGTGTGAGGCGGCCAATGTGGCTGAACAAAGGAGAGCCTACCTGGAGGGCACGTGCGTGGAGTGGCTCCACAGATACCTGGAGAACGGGAAGGAGATGCTGCAGCGCGCGG ACCCCCCCAAGACACACGTGACCCACCACCCTGTCTTTGACTATGAGGCCACCCTGAGGTGCTGGGCCCTGGGCTTCTACCCTGCGGAGATCATACTGACCTGGCAGCGGGATGGGGAGGACCAGACCCAGGACGTGGAGCTCGTGGAGACCAGGCCTGCAGGGGATGGAACCTTCCAGAAGTGGGCAGCTGTGGTGGTGCCTTCTGGAGAGGAGCAGAGATACACGTGCCATGTGCAGCATGAGGGGCTGCCGGAGCCCCTCATGCTGAGATGGA AGCAGTCTTCCCTGCCCACCATCCCCATCATGGGTATCGTTGCTGGCCTGGTTGTCCTTGCAGCTGTAGTCACTGGAGCTGCGGTCGCTGCTGTGCTGTGGAGAAAGAAGAGCTCAG ATTGA
- the HLA-G gene encoding HLA class I histocompatibility antigen, alpha chain G isoform 1 precursor (isoform 1 precursor is encoded by transcript variant 3), whose product MKTPRMVVMAPRTLFLLLSGALTLTETWAGSHSMRYFSAAVSRPGRGEPRFIAMGYVDDTQFVRFDSDSACPRMEPRAPWVEQEGPEYWEEETRNTKAHAQTDRMNLQTLRGYYNQSEASSHTLQWMIGCDLGSDGRLLRGYEQYAYDGKDYLALNEDLRSWTAADTAAQISKRKCEAANVAEQRRAYLEGTCVEWLHRYLENGKEMLQRADPPKTHVTHHPVFDYEATLRCWALGFYPAEIILTWQRDGEDQTQDVELVETRPAGDGTFQKWAAVVVPSGEEQRYTCHVQHEGLPEPLMLRWKQSSLPTIPIMGIVAGLVVLAAVVTGAAVAAVLWRKKSSD is encoded by the exons GCTCCCACTCCATGAGGTATTTCAGCGCCGCCGTGTCCCGGCCCGGCCGCGGGGAGCCCCGCTTCATCGCCATGGGCTACGTGGACGACACGCAGTTCGTGCGGTTCGACAGCGACTCGGCGTGTCCGAGGATGGAGCCGCGGGCGCCGTGGGTGGAGCAGGAGGGGCCGGAGTATTGGGAAGAGGAGACACGGAACACCAAGGCCCACGCACAGACTGACAGAATGAACCTGCAGACCCTGCGCGGCTACTACAACCAGAGCGAGGCCA GTTCTCACACCCTCCAGTGGATGATTGGCTGCGACCTGGGGTCCGACGGACGCCTCCTCCGCGGGTATGAACAGTATGCCTACGATGGCAAGGATTACCTCGCCCTGAACGAGGACCTGCGCTCCTGGACCGCAGCGGACACTGCGGCTCAGATCTCCAAGCGCAAGTGTGAGGCGGCCAATGTGGCTGAACAAAGGAGAGCCTACCTGGAGGGCACGTGCGTGGAGTGGCTCCACAGATACCTGGAGAACGGGAAGGAGATGCTGCAGCGCGCGG ACCCCCCCAAGACACACGTGACCCACCACCCTGTCTTTGACTATGAGGCCACCCTGAGGTGCTGGGCCCTGGGCTTCTACCCTGCGGAGATCATACTGACCTGGCAGCGGGATGGGGAGGACCAGACCCAGGACGTGGAGCTCGTGGAGACCAGGCCTGCAGGGGATGGAACCTTCCAGAAGTGGGCAGCTGTGGTGGTGCCTTCTGGAGAGGAGCAGAGATACACGTGCCATGTGCAGCATGAGGGGCTGCCGGAGCCCCTCATGCTGAGATGGA AGCAGTCTTCCCTGCCCACCATCCCCATCATGGGTATCGTTGCTGGCCTGGTTGTCCTTGCAGCTGTAGTCACTGGAGCTGCGGTCGCTGCTGTGCTGTGGAGAAAGAAGAGCTCAG ATTGA